In Glandiceps talaboti chromosome 16, keGlaTala1.1, whole genome shotgun sequence, a single window of DNA contains:
- the LOC144447171 gene encoding prominin-1-A-like yields MVSSMSISAKVMLVLVVATLLCGDVIEAASQNSVDANGTITWKDLPSGVSYDSPSSYDEGESPLPSMWSMIDGWINTIAPGEIPYNIIVDALAGNFAIGDLTGNITNYADVLFGFAICIVLGFLFLLVFPIVCICFCACRLCGKCGGKMYQKQTDNMGCKKWTFVLILALVTGILSGGCACTYFVDARQYTEFPNVGNNLAYSFNDVTTYVNNTAEEILFVAVNQTNWLFDLIEYEIDNVGNTVGVPVRETLRPYIDPALDSIINMADIITDTRDGLQTLNTQVTYLDSNYTDFVSLVDDLKQEIEDLYSDCATAGGCSTAGSDPQSMANTSQLVGSRDFSDYPVNLVGPGYYPRSIVNVKITGLTSVINNDLTSEAQKGRNEFEDIPELVQNETDAAAGDLTSSFGDFNDEIESGLDPMINNLNTLSSQTTSFQDTLLDYTKYLDDYDTYRGYFMLGLACIALVVVILNTLGIAFGLISCDGDKHPTKRGALSNCSGLLLMASAGISCIFACLFMLLTTFTFTLGGPLDKFVCDPILTREVFANTIDQPDIISGTDGYFLGDKLYQNGNISLTMTGILTDCENNLAAYTAFKLENMVNITEMLNIDSYISQDQFDGMKVNISDQIEIMSTETEDNLADARDVNTASIPFTEFENELNSVLIDFGEDLDNFADNLQSFINTYTGNSTIFPSSFESNFTDMVATIRNFQTSSVDPMVTLRNTVSTALTTVQNDSNTIDTAVNTTISAGNTADDYINNNLDAVVASEVDDFQDKVFGYTDQFVAYVNNMIEAEIGKCLPFYNLLDNLFNTICRSVLDAFNGMWLCCGWCVFFMVFSIIFGIKLAKYFRRMKEGDQYDDGVEMENRSGKTKKRPPYSGNNKIANMDI; encoded by the coding sequence atgtggtcgatgattGACGGGTGGATCAATACAATAGCTCCGGGAGAAATACCCTACAATATAATAGTGGATGCCTTGGCTGGAAACTTTGCTATAGGGGACCTGACAGGAAATATAACGAATTATGCTGACGTTTTGTTCGGGTTTGCTATCTGCATCGTTCTTGGATTTCTCTTTCTTTTGGTCTTCCCAATAGTCTGTATCTGTTTCTGCGCATGTCGACTTTGCGGTAAGTGCGGTGGCAAAATGTACCAGAAGCAAACTGACAATATGGGTTGTAAGAAGTGGACATTTGTCCTTATACTCGCCCTTGTAACTGGCATATTATCCGGAGGATGTGCGTGCACTTATTTCGTCGACGCCCGTCAGTATACGGAATTTCCGAATGTCGGAAACAACTTGGCGTACAGCTTCAATGACGTCACAACCTACGTAAACAACACAGCCGAAGAAATCTTGTTTGTTGCTGTGAATCAAACAAATTGGCTTTTTGATCTGATCGAGTATGAGATTGATAATGTGGGCAATACAGTTGGTGTACCCGTGAGGGAGACTTTAAGACCGTATATTGACCCGGCATTGGACTCCATCATAAACATGGCGGACATAATAACAGACACTCGAGATGGGTTACAGACACTGAACACACAAGTTACATATTTAGATTCAAATTACACCGACTTCGTCTCTCTCGTTGATGATTTAAAACAAGAAATTGAAGATTTATACTCGGATTGTGCAACTGCCGGTGGTTGTTCGACAGCTGGCAGCGACCCACAGAGTATGGCTAACACTTCGCAATTGGTCGGCAGCAGAGATTTCAGCGACTACCCGGTAAATCTTGTCGGACCCGGGTACTACCCCCGAAGTATCGTTAATGTAAAAATTACTGGTTTAACGAGCGTCATTAACAACGATCTGACCTCAGAAGCCCAGAAGGGTCGAAATGAATTCGAGGATATTCCAGAATTAGTTCAGAATGAAACAGATGCTGCTGCAGGGGACTTGACATCGAGTTTTGGTGATTTCAACGACGAAATTGAGAGTGGTCTCGATCCAATGATTAATAACCTGAATACCTTATCATCCCAGACAACCTCGTTCCAGGATACGTTACTAGACTACACGAAATATCTGGACGACTACGATACATATCGTGGTTACTTCATGCTTGGTCTTGCATGTATTGCGTTAGTAGTCGTTATCCTTAACACATTGGGTATTGCGTTCGGTCTCATCTCGTGTGACGGGGACAAACATCCAACCAAAAGAGGGGCTCTGTCAAATTGCTCCGGACTACTGCTCATGGCTTCAGCAGGAATTTCGTGCATATTTGCGTGCTTGTTTATGCTGTTGACGACTTTCACGTTTACTCTTGGCGGACCCCTGGATAAATTCGTATGCGATCCGATTTTAACCCGAGAAGTGTTTGCCAACACTATAGATCAACCTGACATCATTTCGGGCACAGATGGATATTTTTTAGGCGACAAACTCTACCAAAATGGTAACATTTCTTTGACTATGACGGGAATCCTGACCGACTGCGAGAACAACCTGGCAGCGTACACAGCTTTTAAACTTGAAAACATGGTAAACATCACTGAAATGCTGAATATCGATAGCTATATTTCACAAGATCAATTTGATGGCATGAAAGTAAACATCTCCGATCAAATTGAAATTATGTCAACAGAAACTGAGGACAATTTGGCTGATGCACGTGACGTGAACACCGCAAGTATTCCCTTTACAGAGTTTGAAAACGAACTGAACTCTGTCTTGATCGACTTCGGTGAAGACCTTGACAATTTTGCCGACAATTTACAATCATTCATTAACACCTACACGGGCAATTCGACGATCTTCCCGTCATCGTTTGAGAGTAATTTCACCGACATGGTGGCAACGATTCGAAATTTCCAGACTTCGAGCGTAGACCCGATGGTGACCCTTCGCAATACTGTGTCAACTGCTTTGACGACGGTTCAGAATGACTCGAACACGATTGATACAGCAGTCAACACCACGATAAGCGCTGGCAACACGGCCGATGACTACATCAATAACAACCTAGATGCCGTAGTCGCGAGCGAGGTTGACGACTTTCAAGATAAAGTTTTCGGCTACACCGACCAGTTTGTGGCTTACGTCAACAACATGATTGAGGCCGAAATAGGGAAGTGTCTTCCATTCTATAACCTCCTGGACAATTTATTCAATACCATCTGTCGAAGTGTACTTGATGCGTTCAACGGAATGTGGCTTTGTTGTGGTTGGTGTGTCTTCTTCATGGTGTTCAGCATCATCTTCGGTATCAAATTAGCAAAGTATTTCCGCCGGATGAAAGAAGGTGACCAATATGATGATGGAGTAGAGATGGAAAATAGAAGTGGCAAAACGAAGAAAAGACCGCCCTACAGCGGTAACAACAAAATTGCAAACATGGACATATAA